Proteins from a genomic interval of Zingiber officinale cultivar Zhangliang chromosome 2A, Zo_v1.1, whole genome shotgun sequence:
- the LOC122042944 gene encoding putative uridine kinase C227.14 isoform X3: protein MESSFFSCSSSPGLRCARPGSVIVYRNHVTCHHFHNSTGLASRGNMKLILGQTSIFTQKQKNQKVLLYQKKEAPILAESRSIEKVYESLAERLSSSLGKVQGLNSKYIVGLAGPPGAGKTTLASEVACRLNKLWSKSVEICEASPHEVAVVLPMDGFHLYRSQLDAMDNPKEAHARRGAPWTFNPELLFKCLHALRKEGQTYAPSFDHGVGDPVEDDVFVRPEHKIVIVEGNYLFLEEGMWQDICSIFDEKWFIDIDIDVSMKRVLKRHISTGKEPDVAKWRIEYNDRPNAELIMRSKKNADLIIRSVDF from the exons gttctgtgatagtttataGAAACCATGTCACGTGTCATCATTTTCACAACTCAACTGGTTTGGCCTCTAGAGGGAACATGAAACTGATTTTAGGTCAAACATCCATCTTTACCCAGAAACAAAAGAATCAGAAG GTTCTATTGTATCAAAAGAAAGAAGCTCCAATTCTAGCTGAAAG CAGGTCCATTGAAAAGGTATATGAATCCTTGGCCGAAAGACTTAGTTCATCTCTTGGAAAGGTTCAAGGGCTAAATTCAAA GTATATTGTTGGTTTAGCTGGTCCTCCTGGTGCTGGTAAGACCACTCTGGCCTCAGAAGTAGCTTGCCGCTTAAACAAACTTTGGTCCAAGAGTGTTGAAATATGTGAGGCTTCACCTCATGAAGTTGCTGTTGTTCTTCCTATGGATGGATTTCATCTCTATCGCTCCCAGCTGGATGCTATGGAC AATCCTAAGGAAGCGCATGCACGAAGAGGAG CACCATGGACATTCAACCCAGAGCTGCTTTTTAAATGCCTTCATGCTTTACGGAAGGAG GGACAAACATATGCTCCTTCATTTGATCATGGAGTTGGTGATCCGGTAGAAGACGATGTATTCGTAAGACCCGA ACACAAAATAGTGATCGTTGAAGGGAATTACTTATTCTTGGAAGAAGGAATGTGGCAGGATATTTGTTCCATATTTGATGAGAAATG GTTTATTGACATTGACATTGATGTATCTATGAAACGGGTCCTTAAAAGGCATATCTCTACAG GAAAAGAGCCAGATGTTGCTAAATGGCGG ATTGAGTATAATGATCGGCCAAATGCAGAGCTCATAATGCGATCAAAGAAAAATGCAGATCTTATAATAAGGTCAGTGGATTTCTGA
- the LOC122042944 gene encoding putative uridine kinase C227.14 isoform X2: MESSFFSCSSSPGLRCARPGSVIVYRNHVTCHHFHNSTGLASRGNMKLILGQTSIFTQKQKNQKVLLYQKKEAPILAERSIEKVYESLAERLSSSLGKVQGLNSKYIVGLAGPPGAGKTTLASEVACRLNKLWSKSVEICEASPHEVAVVLPMDGFHLYRSQLDAMDNPKEAHARRGAPWTFNPELLFKCLHALRKEGQTYAPSFDHGVGDPVEDDVFVRPEHKIVIVEGNYLFLEEGMWQDICSIFDEKWFIDIDIDVSMKRVLKRHISTGKEPDVAKWRIEYNDRPNAELIMRSKKNADLIISRKVSVHRSSPGSSTQRRLRVKKKI; this comes from the exons gttctgtgatagtttataGAAACCATGTCACGTGTCATCATTTTCACAACTCAACTGGTTTGGCCTCTAGAGGGAACATGAAACTGATTTTAGGTCAAACATCCATCTTTACCCAGAAACAAAAGAATCAGAAG GTTCTATTGTATCAAAAGAAAGAAGCTCCAATTCTAGCTGAAAG GTCCATTGAAAAGGTATATGAATCCTTGGCCGAAAGACTTAGTTCATCTCTTGGAAAGGTTCAAGGGCTAAATTCAAA GTATATTGTTGGTTTAGCTGGTCCTCCTGGTGCTGGTAAGACCACTCTGGCCTCAGAAGTAGCTTGCCGCTTAAACAAACTTTGGTCCAAGAGTGTTGAAATATGTGAGGCTTCACCTCATGAAGTTGCTGTTGTTCTTCCTATGGATGGATTTCATCTCTATCGCTCCCAGCTGGATGCTATGGAC AATCCTAAGGAAGCGCATGCACGAAGAGGAG CACCATGGACATTCAACCCAGAGCTGCTTTTTAAATGCCTTCATGCTTTACGGAAGGAG GGACAAACATATGCTCCTTCATTTGATCATGGAGTTGGTGATCCGGTAGAAGACGATGTATTCGTAAGACCCGA ACACAAAATAGTGATCGTTGAAGGGAATTACTTATTCTTGGAAGAAGGAATGTGGCAGGATATTTGTTCCATATTTGATGAGAAATG GTTTATTGACATTGACATTGATGTATCTATGAAACGGGTCCTTAAAAGGCATATCTCTACAG GAAAAGAGCCAGATGTTGCTAAATGGCGG ATTGAGTATAATGATCGGCCAAATGCAGAGCTCATAATGCGATCAAAGAAAAATGCAGATCTTATAATAAG TAGGAAGGTGTCAGTGCATAGAAGCAGCCCCGGTTCTTCGACTCAGAGGAGGCTCAgggtgaaaaaaaaaatctaa
- the LOC122042944 gene encoding putative uridine kinase C227.14 isoform X1 — MESSFFSCSSSPGLRCARPGSVIVYRNHVTCHHFHNSTGLASRGNMKLILGQTSIFTQKQKNQKVLLYQKKEAPILAESRSIEKVYESLAERLSSSLGKVQGLNSKYIVGLAGPPGAGKTTLASEVACRLNKLWSKSVEICEASPHEVAVVLPMDGFHLYRSQLDAMDNPKEAHARRGAPWTFNPELLFKCLHALRKEGQTYAPSFDHGVGDPVEDDVFVRPEHKIVIVEGNYLFLEEGMWQDICSIFDEKWFIDIDIDVSMKRVLKRHISTGKEPDVAKWRIEYNDRPNAELIMRSKKNADLIISRKVSVHRSSPGSSTQRRLRVKKKI, encoded by the exons gttctgtgatagtttataGAAACCATGTCACGTGTCATCATTTTCACAACTCAACTGGTTTGGCCTCTAGAGGGAACATGAAACTGATTTTAGGTCAAACATCCATCTTTACCCAGAAACAAAAGAATCAGAAG GTTCTATTGTATCAAAAGAAAGAAGCTCCAATTCTAGCTGAAAG CAGGTCCATTGAAAAGGTATATGAATCCTTGGCCGAAAGACTTAGTTCATCTCTTGGAAAGGTTCAAGGGCTAAATTCAAA GTATATTGTTGGTTTAGCTGGTCCTCCTGGTGCTGGTAAGACCACTCTGGCCTCAGAAGTAGCTTGCCGCTTAAACAAACTTTGGTCCAAGAGTGTTGAAATATGTGAGGCTTCACCTCATGAAGTTGCTGTTGTTCTTCCTATGGATGGATTTCATCTCTATCGCTCCCAGCTGGATGCTATGGAC AATCCTAAGGAAGCGCATGCACGAAGAGGAG CACCATGGACATTCAACCCAGAGCTGCTTTTTAAATGCCTTCATGCTTTACGGAAGGAG GGACAAACATATGCTCCTTCATTTGATCATGGAGTTGGTGATCCGGTAGAAGACGATGTATTCGTAAGACCCGA ACACAAAATAGTGATCGTTGAAGGGAATTACTTATTCTTGGAAGAAGGAATGTGGCAGGATATTTGTTCCATATTTGATGAGAAATG GTTTATTGACATTGACATTGATGTATCTATGAAACGGGTCCTTAAAAGGCATATCTCTACAG GAAAAGAGCCAGATGTTGCTAAATGGCGG ATTGAGTATAATGATCGGCCAAATGCAGAGCTCATAATGCGATCAAAGAAAAATGCAGATCTTATAATAAG TAGGAAGGTGTCAGTGCATAGAAGCAGCCCCGGTTCTTCGACTCAGAGGAGGCTCAgggtgaaaaaaaaaatctaa